AGCAAAACGAGCAATATGGTAATGACAGGGGTTATCCATGGATCGGAGGGGAAGCTCCTGTATCCACTCTCCACGAAGGCAAACCCCATATAGAGCCCTATAGCGAAAAGGATACCACCGAGCAGCCCATTCTTGTCCAACGTAAGCTGTAAATATGATTTTTTCCTGAAAAGATTTATCCAATTCAACACCAAGCCAGTATAGATGATAATGATACCGAACTTGACAGTCAGCCCGAGAATCCCATACACATCCGTGATAAGGGAACCATCCCCTGCATGGCCTGCTACCACTGCCTCATAGTTGAACCAGAGCGCAGGCAGGAGTTCTAGGCCAAAATAGCTCCCGAATAGCGCCCCAAAAATCATGGCTGACAGGCCCAGATAGATCAGAAGATCAGTCAGGTTTCGACTGATCATCCCATCCTTCTTCAGTGGGTTCTTTCTATAGCCATACTTCCCAAGCAAGCCAACAAGCATAAGCACCAATCCCTGGCCTACGTCGGCAAACATGAGTCCAAACATACAAAGGTAGGCAACCATGACAAAGATGGTCGGGTTGACCGTTCCATATTCAGGGGTACTGTAGTTATTGACCATCCTCTGGAATGGGGCAAGCATCTTGGGACTGGAAACAGCAACCGGTACCTCGCGTCGGGGAACCTGTCGAGCCTCGGTCCACTCGATGACACACTGTCCATCGCTCGCCCCAATGATCGCCTGCTCTACCACCTCCGCCTGGTCAGAGGGAACCCAGCCGGAAAAAAGTGTTGTATTGCGGGTATAGGCAAAGTAAGAGCGAATCTGGTCGCTGAGCTCATTCAACCGAAGATTTGCCCAGATGGCAAACAACTGGGGTTGTTGACTGGCTACCATTGCGTCAACTTCTTTTTCGATCTTCTCCCTTTCAGAGATTGCTGCCTGATGTTCCTTCCTAAGCTGCTCCTTGATCATGGAGACAGCTTGCTGTTGCAGCTGGACATCACTCGATTCCATCCAACCGAATTTTTCCAGGAGTGGATCGACCTGTCCTACATCACGACGGAGAGTCAGGCTGATCCAAAGGTCGGTATTCGCAACACTCTCCAGTAATCCGCCGAAGGCAGCAATCTTGTCCTTGAGGTCTTCACTTCTGCCTTTTGTAACCTGCCCTACCCTGAGGTCAAGGTATTCTCCCTTGTCCTCCTTGATATAGCGTTGCATCTCCTCCAAGCCCATCACCATCTGGTTACTCTCTTTCTGTTTCTCTTTCAAGGAGAGTAGATTTGCCGTCAGGTCATCCAATGTTCTGCTGAATGCTTCCAATTGAGGTTTTTCCAGATTCTGTACATTCAGCACATCACTGGTTGGTACTGCAATATGTCCTTGCCTGAGCAAGGCTTCCACCCGATGTCGCATATCCTGCAGGGCTGAGCGGCTGACAGAACTCTGGCGGAATGAGAGTTTTTCCATCTGCCCAGAATCCAGCTTGTTGATGTGTACAAAGTCCAAGACACCAAGAGCAAGCAGGGATTTGACGACCGTATCACTGGTCTGCTCCAACACCACTGCAGTAAGCAGTTTCATCGGTCGTGTAAACAAGTTCATACCAACACCCCCCTGATATACGCTTCTTCATATCCGTAATACTTCCCATTGAGAATAGCCTTCACCATGCTTGTCTCTTCCTTGAAGAGGAAGAAGTAGGACAAGGAGAGTCCGATGGTAAATGGATCCTGGGAGAGCATACGTTGGTAAATGGCTTTTCTCCGCTCAGCCAAGTAACCTTCAATTTTCAAGGTCTCAAGCACACTCGCCTCATCACCTTGCACGCTGCCGGGATGCTGTTGCTCCTCAAGCCCTGGATAATAGCGGTTGATGATTGCATGAGGATTACGCTCTGAGGAATTCTGCCTCAAATACGCCTCACTCTCCTTGCTTGAGACAACCTTTCCCCAAGGAAGGAGCAGTCTCTTCACTGCATCAGCATCCATATGGTGGTACCATCCGTAGCGTACCAACATCATAAGATTGCGCAGATCAATTTCCAGGAGAATCATGGAAGTAGCCACTTCTTCATCTGCTTTCTTGAGCGTCTTCACACACTCCATCAGATGCACATACCACATTCGGTCCAGCTCTGTCTCGAGGGAGAACAATCCTGATTGCTGTAGGTCTTGCTCACTGAATGCAGTAACGGTGGCATGATAGGGGCTATCCTTCAGTGCAGTCCCGACTGTTTCCCAACTGGTTGCATTGATCAAAGCGGTCCAATCGATGGGAGAGAGAATGGTGTCCTTGAAGAGGTATTCACTGCGATGGCGAATGGGTCGTTGCCTCATGATGCTGCTGTACCAGAGTCGGAGTGTATTCTTCAGGTTGTCTATCTCGATTTTCCCGAGAAGATGCTTGATCAGGTCGGCACTACTTCCCTCAAGATACCCTGCAACCTCCTTGTACATGGAAATCTCCATCCCAAGAAGTACCAGTTCCATCTGTTGAAGGTCTCCGGTTCGGTCGTATGCCTCAGCTACCGCGTGGTATTTGGAGTCACGAAGTACCCCCACCGCTTCTACCAGGGAAGAAGCGTGCAATAGGTTTTCAATAACCTTGCTCTGTCGCATCAAACCAATCTTAGCCCGAAGCTTGGCGTTGATGAACCCATACAACGATACACGATCACTGCTCATTTGTTTTCCAGAAAAGCATCAAAATCAGTCTTGCAGACTTGCTCCACGATTGAATGCGCGATAGTTTCAAGGGTATCCCCTGAAAGATTGCTCGATACATTCAAACTCTCTTCATAATCCTCAACTTCGCTTCTGGCCTCTATCTCAGCCTTTTCCAGTTGTGCACGAAGATGTTCACGTTCTTCTTTCAAAGAGGAACGTATGAGTTCATTTGCAGCACTTTGGGCGTCGGAAATTACATCTCTAGCTGTATGTTCGGCGTCTCGTATTATTTGTTGTGCTCTATCTTCAACGGATAATACATCGTTGATTATATCGCTACGCACGGCTTCACTTCCTATTCGAGTTATATAGATCTTTTTTTATACTCTACCTTTTGGATAAACGTGTCAAGCAAACCTAGGGAGCAGCAGTGACAACCTGTTGAGCAGTTGGGTCGATTGCCTCAGAATCGACCATGGAATCGAACATATCCTCATCGAAGGCATAATCATCTTCACTCACGAAGCCATCCTGTTCGAAGGATTCAAACCCAAAATCACTCTCATCAAATGGCGGGAAGATAATGGTCCAGAATGTCTCCTCATCCATACGTTCAATCACTTCAAGGGTAACTTGCGCGTCATACCCGGTAGCAAGCTCGGCTCCGAAAACATCTGTTTCCTCTTCTACCTGAGCACCACTGAATGCATCTTCCACAATGATTCGCTGCTCAAAGGCAGGATCAGAAACCCAGAAATCCTCAAGCAACAAGACCCTCTCCAGGCCCAATTCCTCAGAAGATATATCGGGTACGACAAACCTCACTGCATACCACAGATCATCCACTTGCAGATCAAAGAGATAGGTACCGCTGGAAACTTCACTAAGGATGTACCGTCCTTCCTGGTCAGTGAAGAGGTAGAGTGAATCATTTCGGAGAAGTTCCTCTTCTCCTGCAGCATTCAATATCACTTCATACACGGGAGATGAATACTGGATGTAGGGGGAACCATCGGCCATATAGAGTACTCCACTGACAGTAAAAGATGGTTCCAGATCAAGTCGAGCGACAAAGGACTGCCTGCTTCTTGGACTTAATTCATATACGAATGAGGTACCGGTTGAATACTCACTTATCCCACTGCTGAAAACCACAATGCTGTTCGTGGCATTGGGAGAAACTGAGTTGTACAATGCGCTTCCCAGTGGTCTGGTCAGGGCAGAGGGGGAACTATCCAAGCTTCGTGCAATGGAGATGTCTGAATCTTTCAGGTCCCCGACCGGTTTTACCAACAGGAAGGACTCCCCGACTGCCTTGCCGATGCCGAATGCTCCATCAGCATACGCAAGGGCGGTACTTGCCGTAAAGGTAGTGGTCATATCCTGATAGGAGTTGCTGATCTGCTGTCTCAGCGAGAAGTTTGAAAGCTCCCCGCTATGGGCCCATGCAGCAACAATGGAGTGGTTCCTTGGGTCCTCAAAGCGGAACCCGCTCAAGGAAAGATTGACACTATCGTTTCCGGTTGGTCTCCAGCTCATTCCTGCAGATGAGGATGCAGTCCCATCGAAGAACGGCGATCCGGAGCGAACACTTGTGGAGGTGTTGGCGCTCAACTTCGGACTGAAGGTATAACTGCCTGAAATTTGTGCAGAAATTGTTGGACTAAGTGGGCTGGTACTTGCTCCGTTTGCAGAAACCGAGCCACTTAACGAGAATCCAGAGAAAGGAGAGAACCCTGTTGCAAAGGAAGCACTCCAACCTGGGGCCTGGTTTGCTGAATTATAGAGCAGGTTCCCTGAGAGCGTATACCGAACGCTATCAGTGAAACTCCCTGAATATGAGAGTGAAAGCGTGGTATTTGTAGAATAGGGGCTCCCTGATACCTTTGCAGGAATGGAATGGTTTACCGTTCCGCTGATCGTTCCAAACCCACTATCCTGTGGCCCGCTGTAACGGTGACTCAAACTTGCAGAGAAGGACGGAGTAAGCTTTGAAGCATCCAAACCAAGGGAAAGTTGCAACTGAGATGTCCCGACCATGGTTGCATACACCCCATTGAACATACCGCTGAAAACTCCTGGGCTGAAGGCAAGTTCACTGGTGAAGGTAAATACATCCGTCAACCCTGTCTGTTGGTAATAGGTGGCTGTGAAGGCATCAAGGTGGTAGGACAGATACTGGTCATCAAACCAAGGGATACTGAGAGCAGATGTTGCACTGGTGGATTTCTGCCTAGGCACACTAAAACCAAAGCCATAGAGGCTGTCGCCCTTGCCTAGCAGACGATAGTCATACCCCATGTCAACATACTCCACTCTCTCATCCTCTGGATGACTATCGGGGAGGATGGTTATCTTTATCTGGTTGGCTCCCTGGGTGAACACAAAGTCCCTGAGCCGATACGTACCTGCCTGGAATGATCGCTTGAAGACCTCTTCCCCATTGATGGTGATTTTTACCTCAGAGGGCTCAACCAGAACGATGCGATATTCGAACTGATTGCCCTTGGCTCTCTCGGTTCCGTAGGCATAGTTTTTCTCAAAGGTGAATCCAACATTGGTAGAGGTACCAAGATTCCTATTGCTTAGATTTGTACCCACATGACCAAAACTCAGACGATGACTCGATTCAACAAAGTCATAGAAGCCATTCCAAGTCCCAGGATTGAAGTATGGTTGCATCGAAGAGAGAGAGAAATAGACATTGAGACCTATACCCAATGTTGAGATTCTATTGGAAACAGAGAGAGAGAGTAACTTCTGGTTGATTGCTGAGAAATCTGCATCATAGTCAAGCATCCCATAGAGGCTGAGAGAGCTGGCAACTGCGAATTTTGCCGGATCAAGCACGATAGCCCCACTTATGCCATACTGCTCTCTCCTGTTGATGGAACGAGAAGTAATACTTATTGTCCTCTCAGGCATATCTTCCAAGCTGAACTGGAGGTACACGGCAAACTCTGCCGCATCGTAGCGAGCCTCAACATTGCCCCTGCGCAACTCTTCAAGTGAAATATAATCAAGACCATCACCAAAGAGCCGTTGGTTTGCTGCATCGGTTATATAGGGTCCAACATACTGCGACAACTCATTGGCATTCAGCAATCTCTGCTCGCCAACAAATTCTACCTCAATATCGCCTATAAGCTCATTGTTGACATAGAGTCCAAGATAGTAGAACCCATCATCATACTGAATGACGGCATCTTCCCCTACGATAAAGAAATCTGCAAAGAAATCATCAGTATACTCCTCCTCTTCGAACGATCCACCGTAGAAAAGGTCCCACTCTTCCTCAGTCAATACCATTGGTTCAAATATGAAGGGAGGATCAGGCACAACTGGACTTACAGTAGCCTCTCTCGTAAATGAGGGGACAGAGGGAATCTTGATGAATGCAGATCTCCAACCAAAACCAGGGAAGTGAGGGAATGAGAGTAAGTGCCTCGGGCGAGGCAGTTCCCGCAAGGGCGTCTCAGGCACAGCTTGAACTTTCTCCCTTTCACCGACCCCTGAGGGAGAAGGCTCCTCTCTCGTTTCCTTGTCTTGTTCTTCAGATTCAGAAGGAACAACAACCGCTGATGGCTCAGGGACGGAAGGCTTTACACTGATAAGTGAGGGAGTATCTTCTGATATTGGTTGATGGAAACACGTCCAAATAAATGCAGACAGAAAGAGGGTTACGAGCACAAGCATAATAATCAGTAGTACTGCGTGTGCGAACCCTCTTGCTTTCATGCGGAAAACCTTTTTGGAACGAGGAGTAAAAGACTCCTCTTAATTCGAGTATTTGATCGTGGCTTGATAGGTAACCCCGGGATCACGGGAGAGACCTTCAGGCCATGGTATTTTCTTCGTCACCGATTTCTTGGCTAGAATATTCATGCCATCGATACCTTCCAGTGCTTCCGCTCCTTGCAACACTACAGCATTACCTTTGCTGTCCTTGACCTCCAACACTGCTGAAATCAGCAACTGGTGGACTGTCCCAAGATTGGCGAGGCTTACTGCCAATGCGGGAGACCCATCTTCAAGACTTGAGGGGGTTACAGCCCGTACCCCTACATTCTCAACAACCCTTGAAGGTAATACATACAAGCTTGTCGTGTAGATGTAGAGAAAGTTGAACATTCCTTTGTCAGAGCTGTTCTTTCCCTGAGAATATGGAATCTGCTCTGCTTTCAGACGAAAAGAGAGTTCATTGGTTACTGTCCTGGGACCACGATATTGTACACGCACCACCCAACTGCTTTGAGGAGGGACTACCAATTTATTCGGAACAATAGAGAAATAGGCATCTGCAGGTTTGTTTATCTCATTACCCTGTGCATCCTGATCGCGAATAAGTGCAGATAGACTGATGGCAATCGAGTCGTTGCTATCATTGACAATGGTATAGGTTTTGGTACTCTCAGCACCCGTTGGTTGGAACGATTGTTCAAGCGGGGAAAACTGATAAGCAAACACTGATGAAAGCAGCAAGCAAGAAAACAGGAGAAAGACTATCGTGCGCTTTACTCTCTTATTCTGAATTTGGTTCATATTTCACTCTCTTATCATAACATTATATGAATTCTTTGTAAGTGTACGCTATGAAAACTGATTCTTCAAGTCATCATGTCTCTATCGTGATAGAGCCATCCTTTTAAGTGCAGAATCAAAGGTTCCTTTGAGCATTGGAATAAACTGTAGCACGATTTCGTCAATTTCCCCAGGCAATCCCGCTTGCACCCAATCGAGTAATGACCCGACAAAAGCATGCTTGTAGAAATCAATAAGGAATGCAAGGTCTTCCTCGCTGGCTCCAAACTCTTTGGCACGGTCAGCGAGAGTACCATGGAGTAGTTTTGCCATTTCGCGACAGAGATAGCGATCAAGCAACTCTCTACCAAGACTGTGGTAGATATTCATGATCATCATCTTGTTTTCCATCAGATAGGTGCACATGCTCCTCACTGCAGACTCACCATCATCCCTCGTATGAATACTGGGATAGCGACGGGCAAACTCTTGCCCTTCATTGATAAACATCCAATCAAGCAAATCGTAGATATCTCTGAAGTGGTAATAAAATGTCTGGCGGTTCACACCACAACGATTCACGATTTCCTTCACGGTTATCTTGTTCAAGGTATGATCAGCCATCAATTGCTTTAAGGATTGGGCCAGTGCCAACTTAGTCATCTGCGCCATGGGTACTCCTTTCCTGCCTCTTCGCGCATAATATTGTACACAATTACGACGAAGTCTTAATAAATATTACCAATCATCCTACCGTAAAAATCTTTCTTTGACTACTAGCAATGTTTTATTGACACAAGAAACCTTTCATGGTAATGTTCCTTCCTGTCGGGTAACCGATACTGTTCGGGCTGTAGCGCAGGGGTTTAGCGTACATGTCTGGGGGACATGGGGTCGGCGGTTCAAATCCGCCCAGCCCGATATAATTAATTATCCTGTAAGAACTAATTTCTTGCAGGATTTTTTTTGGACTCAATCCAGAACTCTCTGGATTCGGAAAAGTGAAAAAGAGTTTCTCCCTGATTCTTTCTTCATGAGAAATATTCGCATACTGCTTAAAAGAAAATGGAAAAAACAGAGGAGCAGTGCCAGATTTCCCTTTCTGATCATCCAGGAATCTCGCAATCAGGTATCGATGAGGAGAAAAGAGGTGATTCCAGCAATGAGTGATATCAGACACCAGAGAAGCATGGCTGACTTGGAAGTATTGACCTCTTAATCATACCGCTCTAGTATACCGCCATGTTACACTTATTAACCATTTCCACTCCACAAGAAGCCTTCTTGCCCATTACACAACAAGTACAAAAGTGTGTAACTGAAGCACAAACCAAGGAAGGATATGTTCTTGTCTTCTGCCCACATACGACTGCAGGACTTACCATCAATGAAAATGCGGATCCAGATGTGGTGCATGATATGCTTCTGGGGTTGCGAAACGCATTTGCTGAGAACAGCAAGTTCAGGCATGCCGAAGGCAATTCAACGGCACACCTGAAAGCTTCTGCCATGGGTTCCAGTGTGATGGTCCCCATTGTGCATGGTAGACTTTCACTGGGTATCTGGCAGGACATCTATTTCTGTGAATTCGACGGCCCAAGAACCAGGACCTTCCAGGTTATGGTGGTTTCTTCCTAAGCTCAGTCGTTTGGCTCCCACCGCTTCAGTCCATATACACCAAGCACCACAGCGAGTGCCATGAGCACCATTGCCCCAACCATGGGTTTCCATTCCACGGGAAACCCTTCAATGGTCTGCACCATCTGATTGACGAGAAGCACGAATGAGAAATCTCCAACATGCGCTACAACGGTACCAAGTGAGAAGATGAGCCAGATTCCAAATGCGCCGATTCCAGCCATGATTGGTTTCTTCACTGCTGCAGAAAGCGTAATCGTAACTGTTCCCAATGTGAAAAAATAGATCAACAGGAAGCAGTTGGAAACAACGAAGGGAAGTACGGGAAAACCCGGGAACAAGTACCAGGTATAGATACCCATTGTCATAATTGCCACCAATATCCCGATGAGCAATAATATGAACAGACTGGCAAGCTTCGCTGTGATGATGCAGGTCACGCTTACCGGTCTCACCAATAGGAATTGGATCAGACCATCCGATTTCTCACCGGCTAGTGAACCCATCATCATAAAGATTAGCACCATTGTTCCAATCTGACTGAAATTCTTCACATACTGGTCAACCGCATCTTGGTAGGTTATTGTTCCGAAGGTAATTACCACATTCTCTGTCGCCCCGAAGAAGGAGAGTAGATCCGGAAGGTAGTATGCCGTAAGAGGGGAAAGTATTCCAAAAAACGCTGAAAGTACTACCCATATAAGCAATCGGCTGGTTCTTGCCATCTCTAAGAGCTCCTTCTTAAACATTGCACGCTGTAATTTATGCATTGGTCGTCTCCTGTATATGATGCATGAACACATCCTCCAAGGTGGCTTCCTGATGATGTAAGTTCACTAAACGCCAGTTATGTTGACTTATCATCGAAAGTATTTGATTTGCATGTTCTGCATATAGATCTGAAGAAAGAGAGACTGTGAATGCCTTGACTGATGCCTGCAACCCAGAATCAGATAACTCCTTTACGCATGCATTGGCTTCTTCCATGGATGTAAACTCCATATGCATGATCGGTTTAGCATGTAATCTCAAGAGTGTCTTGGTCTTCTCATGGATTCGGATGGACCCTTTATTGATGATGGCAACTTCGTCACATACCCTCTGCACATCATCGAGGATATGGGAAGACATAAAGATGGTGGTCTCTTTCCTCAATGTTGCAATAAGTGAGAGCACTTCTTTTCGTCCAACGGGATCGAGTGCTGATACCGGTTCATCAAGAAAAACCACACTTGGGCGATGCAAGATCGCCTGTGCTATACCCAGGCGTTGTCTCATCCCTCCTGAGTATCCACCAATACGTCGATCTGCAGCATCAGCAATCCCACAGAGTTCCAGCAGTTGTACTATTCTCTCATCTCTCTCCTGGCGATTCATCCCGTAGAGATCACCAGAGATCTCAAGCAACTCCTTGGCAGTCATCCAGCCATAATATGCAGGCTGCTGCGCAAGATATCCAAAGCTCTGTTTACTCTGTATGCCGGATTTCCCAGCAATGATATAGCTACCTGATGAGGGAGTCAGCAAGCCGGTCAATATTTTTATGAGTGTCGATTTCCCTGCCCCATTCGGACCGAGAAAGCCAAATACCGTGCCCTCTTCGACAGAGAGGGAGACTCCGTCCAGAGCCTGCACAGGCCCATACTGTTTTCTCATATCATGCATTTCAACGATTGCCATTGGTCTTTCTCCCATAGATGAGATATACGATTGGTCCAAATGCATTTATGAAGAGAAAAACCAACAACCAAGCTGTCTTTGGCAAAGCATTGAACTCCTCACGGTGCAACCAGTCACGTAAGCACACTATTTT
The sequence above is drawn from the uncultured Sphaerochaeta sp. genome and encodes:
- a CDS encoding V-type ATPase 116kDa subunit family protein; this encodes MNLFTRPMKLLTAVVLEQTSDTVVKSLLALGVLDFVHINKLDSGQMEKLSFRQSSVSRSALQDMRHRVEALLRQGHIAVPTSDVLNVQNLEKPQLEAFSRTLDDLTANLLSLKEKQKESNQMVMGLEEMQRYIKEDKGEYLDLRVGQVTKGRSEDLKDKIAAFGGLLESVANTDLWISLTLRRDVGQVDPLLEKFGWMESSDVQLQQQAVSMIKEQLRKEHQAAISEREKIEKEVDAMVASQQPQLFAIWANLRLNELSDQIRSYFAYTRNTTLFSGWVPSDQAEVVEQAIIGASDGQCVIEWTEARQVPRREVPVAVSSPKMLAPFQRMVNNYSTPEYGTVNPTIFVMVAYLCMFGLMFADVGQGLVLMLVGLLGKYGYRKNPLKKDGMISRNLTDLLIYLGLSAMIFGALFGSYFGLELLPALWFNYEAVVAGHAGDGSLITDVYGILGLTVKFGIIIIYTGLVLNWINLFRKKSYLQLTLDKNGLLGGILFAIGLYMGFAFVESGYRSFPSDPWITPVITILLVLLLLRGFLAYYLSVKQGGQRHDLGAVTMDAVMEWFVDILEIFTGYLSNTLSFMRVAGLGIAHAALMQSFKELSTLADGFGGVMIFILGNILVIVLEGLSSGIQSLRLNYYEFFSRYFTGKGVAYQPVGLKSAPSEQR
- a CDS encoding V-type ATPase subunit, translating into MSSDRVSLYGFINAKLRAKIGLMRQSKVIENLLHASSLVEAVGVLRDSKYHAVAEAYDRTGDLQQMELVLLGMEISMYKEVAGYLEGSSADLIKHLLGKIEIDNLKNTLRLWYSSIMRQRPIRHRSEYLFKDTILSPIDWTALINATSWETVGTALKDSPYHATVTAFSEQDLQQSGLFSLETELDRMWYVHLMECVKTLKKADEEVATSMILLEIDLRNLMMLVRYGWYHHMDADAVKRLLLPWGKVVSSKESEAYLRQNSSERNPHAIINRYYPGLEEQQHPGSVQGDEASVLETLKIEGYLAERRKAIYQRMLSQDPFTIGLSLSYFFLFKEETSMVKAILNGKYYGYEEAYIRGVLV
- a CDS encoding fimbria/pilus periplasmic chaperone → MNQIQNKRVKRTIVFLLFSCLLLSSVFAYQFSPLEQSFQPTGAESTKTYTIVNDSNDSIAISLSALIRDQDAQGNEINKPADAYFSIVPNKLVVPPQSSWVVRVQYRGPRTVTNELSFRLKAEQIPYSQGKNSSDKGMFNFLYIYTTSLYVLPSRVVENVGVRAVTPSSLEDGSPALAVSLANLGTVHQLLISAVLEVKDSKGNAVVLQGAEALEGIDGMNILAKKSVTKKIPWPEGLSRDPGVTYQATIKYSN
- a CDS encoding TetR/AcrR family transcriptional regulator C-terminal domain-containing protein, giving the protein MAQMTKLALAQSLKQLMADHTLNKITVKEIVNRCGVNRQTFYYHFRDIYDLLDWMFINEGQEFARRYPSIHTRDDGESAVRSMCTYLMENKMMIMNIYHSLGRELLDRYLCREMAKLLHGTLADRAKEFGASEEDLAFLIDFYKHAFVGSLLDWVQAGLPGEIDEIVLQFIPMLKGTFDSALKRMALSR
- a CDS encoding secondary thiamine-phosphate synthase enzyme YjbQ; its protein translation is MLHLLTISTPQEAFLPITQQVQKCVTEAQTKEGYVLVFCPHTTAGLTINENADPDVVHDMLLGLRNAFAENSKFRHAEGNSTAHLKASAMGSSVMVPIVHGRLSLGIWQDIYFCEFDGPRTRTFQVMVVSS
- a CDS encoding ABC transporter permease subunit, with amino-acid sequence MHKLQRAMFKKELLEMARTSRLLIWVVLSAFFGILSPLTAYYLPDLLSFFGATENVVITFGTITYQDAVDQYVKNFSQIGTMVLIFMMMGSLAGEKSDGLIQFLLVRPVSVTCIITAKLASLFILLLIGILVAIMTMGIYTWYLFPGFPVLPFVVSNCFLLIYFFTLGTVTITLSAAVKKPIMAGIGAFGIWLIFSLGTVVAHVGDFSFVLLVNQMVQTIEGFPVEWKPMVGAMVLMALAVVLGVYGLKRWEPND
- a CDS encoding ABC transporter ATP-binding protein, producing the protein MAIVEMHDMRKQYGPVQALDGVSLSVEEGTVFGFLGPNGAGKSTLIKILTGLLTPSSGSYIIAGKSGIQSKQSFGYLAQQPAYYGWMTAKELLEISGDLYGMNRQERDERIVQLLELCGIADAADRRIGGYSGGMRQRLGIAQAILHRPSVVFLDEPVSALDPVGRKEVLSLIATLRKETTIFMSSHILDDVQRVCDEVAIINKGSIRIHEKTKTLLRLHAKPIMHMEFTSMEEANACVKELSDSGLQASVKAFTVSLSSDLYAEHANQILSMISQHNWRLVNLHHQEATLEDVFMHHIQETTNA
- a CDS encoding PLD nuclease N-terminal domain-containing protein, coding for MNTETIILILPLLLLELILKIVCLRDWLHREEFNALPKTAWLLVFLFINAFGPIVYLIYGRKTNGNR